In Kordia antarctica, the following proteins share a genomic window:
- a CDS encoding GDYXXLXY domain-containing protein, whose product MKKTYIYILFGLMVLAQIAASAQIVYKYERTIASDNVYKFKTAPVDPNNPFMGKYIDLDFEINSFETTDSDWNRYDKAYAYFSKDENGYAVLETLSKELLTDSKFDHVIVETYNYYEGKIRFDLPFQTYYMEESKALGAETLYRDNNRNGKEQDVYAVVHIQNGTHVLTDVIINGISIKDAVVK is encoded by the coding sequence ATGAAGAAAACATATATATACATCCTTTTTGGCTTGATGGTACTTGCACAAATTGCCGCTTCTGCACAAATAGTATACAAATACGAACGCACAATTGCTTCTGACAATGTGTATAAATTTAAAACTGCTCCGGTAGATCCGAACAATCCATTTATGGGAAAATATATTGATTTAGACTTCGAAATAAATTCTTTTGAAACAACCGATTCTGATTGGAATAGATATGATAAAGCATATGCGTATTTTTCAAAAGATGAAAACGGTTATGCTGTTTTAGAAACTTTATCAAAAGAATTGCTAACCGATAGTAAATTTGACCATGTTATTGTAGAAACGTATAATTATTATGAAGGTAAAATTCGTTTCGATTTGCCTTTTCAAACCTACTACATGGAAGAGTCAAAAGCGTTAGGTGCAGAAACATTATACAGAGATAATAATAGAAACGGAAAAGAACAAGATGTATATGCCGTTGTACATATTCAAAATGGCACACATGTACTTACTGATGTTATTATAAATGGTATTTCTATAAAAGATGCTGTTGTGAAGTAA